The genomic window ATGGCTTACAGACGAAGATGGCAAAATCATCGATGGAAGTGCTGTCGGTCGTGAATTTTTAGATGTACATGATTCCATCTGGAGTTTTGTTCCGAAGGAATTAATGTCTAAAGACATGAAAAAGCAAGTGATTACGTTTTACTATCAGCATACAGAATATGAAGTTCGAATTATTACCTATTATGGCTATATTTTATTTGATGTCATTAATGCCAAACAACGGGTGGAGCAATTAATCGCGCGCAACGAACTGATTAATATACTAGAGCTATCAAATGAATGCTACATTTTACATGACGATATGACCATTCATTACGCAAATAAAGCAGCCCATCTTTATTTAGGTGTAGAGGAAGAAGAACAGCTTCTTACTGGAAGACCCTTGCGCCAACATATCCAAGCGAGAGAATTAAAGCTCATTAAGGAATCCGTTCGCAATCAACAAGAGGAGATTTTATTTAGACCTGTTAAGTTAATTAATGGGGAAGGCAGTCTACTTTATACGATGTGTGCCATCCTCCCTGTTCATATTGAGGGAAAAAAGCTATATATTTCAGTATTGAAGCAATCACATCGCTCGTCAAAGAAACGAGAGGAAGCAATGAAAGTTGCGTCCCGTTTATCAGCGAGTATGGCACATGAAATTAGAAATCCATTAACGACTATCAAGGGGTTTATGCAATTATACAAGGAAATGAAAACAATACCTGAGAGTCAGCTAGCTGTTATTGATGAAGAACTCGAACAAATGGAAAAAATTATTAATGATTATGTTTTTCTTGCGCAGCAAAAAGGGATGAAACCAAGCGAAACAATTGAAATGAATGATTATTTACAATCTTTCATGAAAAAAGACGAAATACAAGCATTGACTCAACATAACCCAGTCGCTATTTCAAGCGCAGAGTCGTTTTATTTTAACGGTTACAAGGAAGAATTAGATTTACTCTTTTTAAATTTAATTGAAAATGCTGTTGACGCTAGTGAAAAAACATCAACCATTGAAATACGAGTGACGTCGGAACAAAATCAACTCTGTGTTCAAATTATTGATAAAGGCGTAGGTATTTCCCCGAATCGTCTTTACTTATTAGGCCAGCCGTTTTTTTCATCAAAAGAAAAAGGGACTGGTTTAGGTTTAATGATTTGCCACAAAATTGCTGAACTTCATGGCGGTCGCATGGAAATTAAAACAAAGGCTGGTACAGGGACAATAGTTCATATTTATCTACCCCTTAAGGTAACGACAGCTGTTGAAGATGAAGGGGTTAGAACACCACCTCTGCAAGCTTTAAAGCGAAATGAAAGCCAAACAGTAATAAGCATAGGCCAGCGATAACATTTAAAATTGGTAAAAGCGACTGACTAAGGAACTGTCCAAAATATGAAGCAAGAAACGAGAGACTAATGTTCCATACAAGTATGCCAGTAAATAAAAAACCGATGTAATAGATAAATGATCCTGATTGTTCAGTCATTAACTCTGCCAATGTGGAGCCAAAAATGCCAAACCAAAACATTAAATTAATTGGGTTAAACAAGGCAATGGATAGCCCTGTCCAAAACGATGCCCAGATTGGTGCTGTGAGGCTGCTCGAACGTTGAAGAGCAGTCTTTCGCTTATTAATCGACTCGATGCCCAGATAAATTAAAAGAGCAGCCCCAAATACATAGAGAATGATTTGTACAGAAGGCATAAAAATAAACTGCGCTAAGCCAAAGTAAATAATGATCATAAAAAGAAGATCAGCAAGAATTGCGCCAATACCAATAAATAAGGCAGGAAGAAAACCGTGAGAAACACCTTTTTTTAGAATGGCTAAACAGATTGGACCTACGGGGACGGCCAACGATAAACCTAGAATAAACGCCGAGAGAAAAGCGGGCATTTAAGAACACTCTCCTTACACAACAGACATGCTTTATTCTTATAATAATGTGGGCGTAGACGATTTTAGACATGCTTTATTTGTAAAAAAGTGTCTAGATTCTGTTAGGGCTTCATAAGATGAATAGGAATGTTAAAGGAGGGGTTCTATATGAAAGCATCACGCTTATTAACGACTGAAGACATGCGTTCGGATGCTGTACCAGCCTGGGTGAACGAAAGTTACGAACAATACAGTAATGTTGTGACGGATCAAACTTTTCCATGTTTTTTTGGACAAAAAGGAGAGCGCAAAGGTGAGTTGCGTTATTCCTTTTTATCGCATGCTGATTGGACGTCACTACCGAGTACATTAACAGCATTTCAATCTTTAATGGCGAAACGACCGCTTATTCGGCGTGGACTTTTTGTGTTTATCGAGCCTGAAGAACAGGAGCAAACCTTGGATTACTATCGACGCTATTTTTGGGATATCTTGCAATACTTAAATGATAAAGATGAAAGTGTATGGCCAGCTCATACACCGAGTGATCCGAATCACCATTTGTGGTCATTTTGTTTTAATGGTCAATCCATGTTTGCTTTTGCCAATACACCTGCATATAAGCAGCGTATTACACGAGATTTAGGGCAAAGTATGGTCATCGGTTTTCAACCTCGAGAAATTTTTCAAGGTTTAGAGGGGACTGAGCCTAAAGGTCATAACTCTCGAGAAGCTGTTCGGAAAAGGGTAGAGGCGTGGGATCAAATACCGAAACATCCTGATATAAGCCATTATGGTGATGTAGATCACCGGGAATGGAAGCAGTTTTTTATTGGAGATGACTGTGTACCAATTACAGGCGCTTGCCCGTTTCGCGCAAAAAACGACTCAAAATAGATTTTTAATCTTGTAACGTGATAAACTAAGCGTACTACTTATAGAGATAGGGGTATCATGAAATTTAGAATTGGCTATCGAACATTAAAAACGGCGATCGGTGTATTGATTTCACTTTCCATAGCGCAGTTACTTGAATTAAACTTTGCTTCTTCTGCGGCGATTATTACCATTCTTTGTATTTCGGTCACCCGTAGAAATTCATTACTTGTATCATGGGCGCGCTTTATTGCTTGTATCATCGGACTAATAATGAGCTCAGTTTTGTTTGAATTACTCGGTTACACCCCTGTTGCTGCAGCACTCTTTATTTTGCTCTTTATCCCAGTTGTCTTACTCGTAAAAGCAAGCGATGGCATTGTAACGAGTTCTGTTATCGTTATGCATTTATATGTTGTTGGTGAGACGTCTATCAGCTTTTATTGGAATGAGCTAC from Shouchella hunanensis includes these protein-coding regions:
- a CDS encoding YqcI/YcgG family protein: MKASRLLTTEDMRSDAVPAWVNESYEQYSNVVTDQTFPCFFGQKGERKGELRYSFLSHADWTSLPSTLTAFQSLMAKRPLIRRGLFVFIEPEEQEQTLDYYRRYFWDILQYLNDKDESVWPAHTPSDPNHHLWSFCFNGQSMFAFANTPAYKQRITRDLGQSMVIGFQPREIFQGLEGTEPKGHNSREAVRKRVEAWDQIPKHPDISHYGDVDHREWKQFFIGDDCVPITGACPFRAKNDSK
- a CDS encoding sensor histidine kinase; the encoded protein is MKAMIKELLNQSNAPQCVIYEDVIIMRNVAFNKLAKLSNHNDEIPMSTILSYQSMEEWVLETNHSPIHLTIKHAVLDQDYMLYTFEADNKTEDIRLSLVTKDYTKKLRWLTDEDGKIIDGSAVGREFLDVHDSIWSFVPKELMSKDMKKQVITFYYQHTEYEVRIITYYGYILFDVINAKQRVEQLIARNELINILELSNECYILHDDMTIHYANKAAHLYLGVEEEEQLLTGRPLRQHIQARELKLIKESVRNQQEEILFRPVKLINGEGSLLYTMCAILPVHIEGKKLYISVLKQSHRSSKKREEAMKVASRLSASMAHEIRNPLTTIKGFMQLYKEMKTIPESQLAVIDEELEQMEKIINDYVFLAQQKGMKPSETIEMNDYLQSFMKKDEIQALTQHNPVAISSAESFYFNGYKEELDLLFLNLIENAVDASEKTSTIEIRVTSEQNQLCVQIIDKGVGISPNRLYLLGQPFFSSKEKGTGLGLMICHKIAELHGGRMEIKTKAGTGTIVHIYLPLKVTTAVEDEGVRTPPLQALKRNESQTVISIGQR
- a CDS encoding LysE family translocator; this translates as MPAFLSAFILGLSLAVPVGPICLAILKKGVSHGFLPALFIGIGAILADLLFMIIIYFGLAQFIFMPSVQIILYVFGAALLIYLGIESINKRKTALQRSSSLTAPIWASFWTGLSIALFNPINLMFWFGIFGSTLAELMTEQSGSFIYYIGFLFTGILVWNISLSFLASYFGQFLSQSLLPILNVIAGLCLLLFGFHFALKLAEVVF